From the genome of Streptomyces xanthophaeus:
GCATGCGGATCGCCCAGGAGGAGATCTTCGGCCCCGTCCTGTCGATCATCCCCTTCGACACCGAGGAGGACGCCGTACGCATCGCCAACGACAGCGCGTACGGCCTCGCCGCCGGCGTCCACACCAAGGACCTGCGGCGCGCCCACCGGGTCGCCTCGCAGATCAAGGCCGGCACGGTCTGGGTCAATTGCTACAACCAGTACGACCCCGCCGTGCCCTACGGCGGCTACAAGGCCTCCGGCTACGGCCGCGAGTGCGGCCCCGAGTCGCTGGAGAGCTACACCCAGACCAAATCGGTCTGGATCGGCATGGACTGAGAGCGCGACCGAGACCCCCATTCCCGAGGAGCGGCAATGCGGACAGGCATCATCGGCACCGGGCGGATCGGCTCGATCCTGGCCAGGATCCTCGTGGCGGCAGGCCACCAGGTCGTCCTCGCCAACGCCCGGGGCCCGCAGACCCTCGGCCCGCTCGTGGCCGAGCTGGGACGGGCGGCCTCGGCGGCGCACCCCGCCGAGGCCGCCGACCGGGCCGAACTCCTGGTGCTGATGGTGCCCTTCGAACGTGTCCGCGGGCTGCTCCCGCCGTACGCCGTGCAGGACAAGGTGCTGGTGGACGCCACGAACGCGTTCGGCGGCCCCGGCACCCCCGCCGACCTCGGCGGGCGCGGCTCCAGCGACCTGGTCGCCGAGTGGTACCCCGACGCCCAGGTGGTCAAATCCCTGAACACCATGCATTTCGAAACCCTCGCCGTCGCCGGCACCGCCCCCGGAGAACGCCTGGCGCATTTCACCGCGGGCGACGACGCGAAAGCGAAGGAAATCGTCGCGGGAATCATCACGGATCTGGGATTCGCACCCGTGGACACCGGCCCGCTGCACTCCGGAGGAATTCTCCAACAGCCCGGCGGGCCCCTTTTCAACCGGCCGCTCACGGAAGCGCAGGCGCTGGCATGGATATCACGCTGAATGTGAACGGAAGACCCGAGCAGTTCTCGGCGCAGCCGAACGAACTGCTCGTGGAACGGCTCCGCGACGGCCTCGGCCTGACTGGCACGAAGGTCGGCTGCGACACCGGCCAGTGCGGCACCTGCGTCGTCCGGCTCGACGGCAGGTCCGTCAAGAGCTGCCTGGTCCTGACCGTCTCCGCCGCCGGCGGCGAGGTGGCCACCATCGAGGGCGAGACCACCCGCGGCGGTGAACTGTCCGGCCTTCAGGAGGCCCTGCGCCAGGAGCACGGCACCCAGTGCGGCTTCTGCACCCCCGGCATGGTCATGGCCCTCGGCGAACTCGTCGACTCCACCGCCGGCGGCGAGGCCCCCACGGAACCCGAGATCCGCGAGTGGCTCACCGGCAACCTCTGCCGCTGCACCGGCTACCACAGCGTCGTACGGGGCGTGCAGCGCGCCTGCGCGGCCGCCCGGGCCGAGGCGCCCACCGGTGTTGCCGAGCCCGCCGCCGTCGCCGCGTCCACCGCTGCCGGACAGGAGGTGTGAGGGACATGACCGCAGTGACGGGGGAGGCCCCGGCCACGGGGAACGGCGTCCTCGGACAGCCGCTGGACAGCCGTGAGGATCCGCAGCTGCTGCGCGGCGAGGCCACGTACGTGGCGGACATCGACCTGCCGGGCACCGCCCACATGGCCATCCTGGGCAGCCCGGTGGCGCACGCGAAGATCCTCTCCATCGAGACCAAGGCCGCCGAGCAGCTGCCCGGCGTGCTCAAGGTGGCCACCGCCGCCGACTTCACCGACGTCATGCCGCTGCCCTGCATCTGGATCCCCGGCGGCGTCGAGAGCCACTTCCCGCCCCACCCCTACGGACTTCCCGGCGCCCGCCCGGTCCTCACCGGCGACACCGTGCGCCACGTGGGCGACCCCATCGCCGTGGTCGTCGCCGAGACCCCGCGCCAGGCCACCGCAGCGCTCGCCGCCATCGCCGTCGAGTACGAGCCGCTGCCCGTGGTCACCCGCGCCGACGAGGCGCTCGCCGAAGGCGCGCCGCAACTGCACGAGGCCGTCCCGGGCAACCTGAACGCGTACTGGACCTGCGGCGACAAGGACCGCACCGACGCGGCCATCGCCGAGGCCGAGGTCACCGTAGAGCTCGACCTGGTCAACCAGCGCACCATCAACAGCCCCATCGAGCCGCGCGGCGCCGTCGGCGACTACAACGCGGCCACCGGCGAGTACACGCTCTACGCCTCCACCCAGGGCCCGCACAACCACCGCTTCCTGCTCTCGGCGCTGGTCCTCGGCATCCCCTTCAACAAGCTCCGGGTGATCGCCCCGACCGTCGGCGGCAGCTTCGGCACCAAGGGGTACCTGTACCCGGACATGGCGCTGGTGCTACTGCTGTCCAAGGCGCTCGGCCGGCCCGTGAAGTGGGTGGACACCCGCACCGGGCTGATGAACTCCACCGTCCAGGGCCGCGACCACCGCCAGCACGTGACGCTCGCCGGCACCCGCGACGGCCGGATCACCGCCGTGCGCTGCACCAGCTACGCCAACCTCGGCGCGTACCCCTCCACCATCGGCCCCGGTGTCGCCACCGCCCTGATGGGCCGCTCCATCAGCGGCATGTACGACATCGACGCCGCCTTCTGCGAGGTCTACGCCGCCTTCACCAACACCGTCTCGCTCGGCGCCCAGCGCGGCAGCGGACGCGCCGAGGCCGCCTTCCTCATGGAGCGCCTCGTCGACCGGTACGCCTCCGAGATCGGCATGGACCCGGCGGCCGTCCGCCGCAAGAACCTGGTGCCGAAGGAGAAGTTCCCGTACGACAACGGCCTCGGCTGGACCTACGACTCCGGGAACTACCAGCTGAACTTCGACAAGGCCATCGAGCTGTCCGGCTACGCCGACATGCCCGCCCGCAAGGCCGAGGCCCGCACCCGCGGCAAGCGGCTCGGCGTCGGCCTCGCCACCTACGTCGCGATCTGCGGGGTCGGCCCCTCCACACGGATGTCCCAGGAGGGCATGCTCGGCGGCACCTGGGAGAGCGCGAACATCCGCGTCCACCCGACCGGCGAGGTCACCGTCATCGTGGGGTCCGCCTCCACCGGCCAGAGCCACGGCACGGTCTTCGCCCAGGTCGCCGCCGACGAGCTCGGCATCGACCCGGACACCGTCCAGGTCCTGGAAGGCGACACGCAGAAGGCCCCGTACGGGCAGGGGACCTACGGTTCCCGCTCCTACAGCATGGCCGCGCCCGCCGTCGCCCTCACCGCCCGCAAGATCAAGAGCAAGCTGATCCGGGCCGGCGCCGTCTTCCTCGGGGTCCCCGAGGACAAGGTCGTCTACGAGGGCGGCCGCGTCTACGAAGAGGGCAACGAGCAGAACACCAAGACCTTCGCCGAGCTGGCGATGTCCATGTGGTACGGCTGGGGGCTGCCCGCGGAGATCGAACCCGCCCTCGACGAGACCACCCACTTCGACCCGCCGGACTTCAACTACCCCTTCGGCACGCACGTCGCGGTCGTCGAGATCGACGAACTGACCGGCGAGACCGAGGTGGTGTCGTACACCGCCGTCGACGACGCCGGCCACATCGGCAACCCCAAGATCGTCCTCGGCCAGATCGAGGGCAGCATCACGCACGGCCTCGGCCAGGCCCTGATGGAGGCCGCCGTCTACGACGAACAGGGCCTGCTCGTCAGCTCCGACCTGACCACCTACGCCCTTCCGCGCGCCGCCGACGTGCCCTTCTTCACGCTCGACAAAACCGTCACGCCCAGCCCGCACAACCCGCTCGGCGCCAAGGGCGCCGGCGAGATCGCCACCGTCCCGCCCGCCGCGGCCGTCGTCAACGCCGTCGTCGACGCCCTGTCCGACCTGGGCGTCCAGCACATCGACATGCCCCTCACCCCCGAGAAGGTCTGGCGCCGCCTGAGAGGGGAAGCCCAGTGATCCTCACCGAGTTCGACTACGTCCGGCCCGCCGACCTCGACGAGGCGCTCACCCTGCTGTCCGGGACGCGCGGCGCCCGGATCCTGGCCGGAGGCCAGAGCCTGCTGCCCGACCTGCGCGCGGGAGCCGACCGGGCCGCGCTCCTGGTCGACATCCGGCGGCTGGAGGAGCTGCGCGGCATCTCGCGCACGCCCGACGGCACCCGGCTGCGGATCGGGGCCCTCACCACGCTCGCCGAGCTCGCCGCCGACCCGCTGGTGCTCGCCGAGGCCCCGGAACTGGCCGCCGCGGCCCGCGCCAACGGCGACCCGCAGGTCCGCAACCTCGGCACCGTCGGCGGCAACCTCGCCGCCACCGGGCGGGCCACCGACCTGCCGGTCGCCGCCATGGCCGCCGACGCCGCGGTCGAACTGGCCGGCCCCGGGGGGCGTTCCACCCTGACGGCCGAGGAGTTCGCCGCCGGCAGCGCGCCCGCCGGTACCGTCCTCACCGCGCTGCTGGTGCCGGCCGCCGGCCCGGCCGCCGCCTTCGAGAAGACCGCCGACCGCGCCACCCGCTACCCGGTGTGCGCCACCGCCGTACGGATCACCCCCGGCGGGCCGCGCATCGCCGTCACCGGGGCCACCTCCCGGCCCTTGCGGCTGCGCGGGGTCGAGGACCGCCTGCGCGGGGGCCCGTACGGCACGGAGGCCGTGCTCGCGGCCTTCCGCGCCGAACCCAGGGAGCTCTTCGTCCCCGGGCGCGGCACCTCGGCCGAATATCTGGGTCATCTCGTGGGGGTTCTCACGGCCCGAGCCTTGCAGAGGGCCGAGCAGGCTTTCGACCGATAGCCCGAGAAGGGCACACCACGGGGCCCGGCACGGGCCCCATCACGGGGGAGTTGAGTGACGCAGTGGCCGACACATCCGAGACGACCACGGGGGTAACCGTGCACCCAGCCGCGCACGCGGCCAGTGCGCCCAGAGGCTCCGGCTTCTGGGTGGTGGGAGCGGTCCTCGTCCTGCTGATGCTCTCCTCCTCCGTGCCCTCCGCCCTCTACGTGCTCTACCAGCAGCGGTGGGGGCTCTCCTCCGGCACGATCACGGTGGTCTTCGCCCTGTACGCGGTCACCGTGCTCGCCGGGCTCCTGCTGTTCGGCTCCCTCTCCGACACCCTGGGCCGGCGCCCGGTGCTGGGCGGCGCACTGGTCCTGGCCATGGTCTCGATGGTCCTGTTCGCCGGGGCCCAGGGTCTCGGGCTGCTGCTGGCCGCCCGTGCCGTCCAGGGGCTCGCCGTGGGCCTGGCCACCGGGGCGATGGGCGCGGCCCTGCTGGAACTCAGCCCCGCGTCCAGGCCCGCGCTCGGCGCCCAGGTCAACAGCGCCGGGCCCACGGTGGGCATCGGGCTCGGCGGGATCGGGGCCGGACTCCTCGTCCAGTTCGCGCCCGCCCCGACCGTGCTGAGCTACCTGCTGCTGGTCGGGGCCTTCGCCGTGACCCTCGTGGGGGTGGTCCGGATGCGGGAGAGCGCACCGGGCGCCGGCGGCCGCTTCCGGGTGGTCCCGCACCGGATCCGCGTACCGGCGGACGCCCGCGGCCGCTTCTCCGTCCTCGTCCTGACCATCGTCGCGGTCTGGTCGGTGGGCGGCTTCTACCTCTCGCTGGGCCCGCACCTGGCGCTGTCGCTGCTGGAGTCCACCAACTACCTGGTCGGCGGGGCCACCGTCGCCCTGCTCGCGGGCGCCGCCACCGCCGCCCAGCTGATGCTCGGCCGCACCGAGGCGCTGCGCACCGCCGTGCTCGGCCTGTTCGGCCTCCTCGCCGGACTCGGCCTGGTGCTGGTCGCGCTGGGGATCCGCTCGGCCGCGGTGTTCCTCGTGGCCACGGCCGTCCTCGGCAGCGGCTGGGGCGCCGCGTTCCTCGGCTCCTTCCGCGCGCTGAGCACGCTCGCGCAGCCGGCGCACCGCGGTGAACTGACCGCCGCCGTATACGTTTTCGCGTACCTCGCGATGAGCGTGCCGGCGGTCCTCGCCGGGATGCTCACCAACATCCACGGGCTGCACCGCACGTCGGTCGGCTTCATGGCCGCCGTGGCCGGCGTGTGCGCACTGGCCCTGCTGGCCACCCTGCGACTGGCCGCCCGTACCCGGGCCGAGGGGAGTGCGGCGTGAACGCGGCGGACATGAAGGGCCCGGAGCTGCGGTCGGCCCTGCGCGAGCTGGAGATCTTCGCCGGGATCACCGAGGAGCAGCTGGACTGGCTGGTCTCGGTGTCCGAGCCCCGGATCCTGGCCGACGGCGACGTCCTCTTCCGGGACGGCGAGGAGGCCACCAGCTTCCACGTCCTGCTCTCGGGCGGGCTGGTCGTCACCAAGGTCGTCGACGGCCGGGAGGAGGTGCTCACCCGGCACTCCACCGAGGAGGAGAGCGCCGCTGCCGAGGAGCACGACGGCAAGCCGTCCGCCGCCCACCGGTTCACCGGCGAACTGCCCCTGCTGACCGAGGGCTCCTACGTGGCCACCGCGGCCGCCAGCGGCCCTTCGACCACGGTGGTGGCCTACCCGAAGCCGGTCTTCTTCGAGATGCTGACCCGCTGCCACGGGGTGGCCGCCGTACTGATCCCCGTACTGGCCTGGCGCATCAAGTCCTCCGAGGTGCAGGCCCGCAAGCGGGCCACCGTGGAGGCGCTCGGCACCCTGGCCGCCGGGCTCGCCCACGAGCTGAACAACCCGGCGGCGGCCGTGGCCCGGGCCGCGCAGGAACTGGCCCCGGCCCTGGACCGGCTCACCCGTACCGCCCAGGCCTGGGGTGCGGCCGCCTCGGGCGCCGAGCGCGCGCTCCTCGACCGGCTCGCCGACGAACTGGACAAGCTGCCGCCGCCGGTGACCACCGACCCGTTCGCCCAGGCCGACGCCGAGGAGGAGATCGCCGACTGGGCCGAGGAGGCGGGCACCGAACGGCCCGGCCTGCTCGGATCCGGGGTCGCGGACCTCGGGCTGGAGCTGGGCTGGCTGCTGGAGCGGCTGGAAGGCGTGGGGGAGCCGGCCCTCGCCCCGGCCCTGGACCACCTGGCGGCGCTGCTGGAGATCCGTTCGCTCGCGGCGGAGCTCCGGGCCGCGGGTCCCAGGATCTCCCAGCTCGTCGCCGCCACCCGGGATTACGCCAACCTCGACCGGGCGCCCGAACAGCGCTTCGCGGTGCCCGACGGACTGGAGAACACGCTGGTCGTCCTGCGTTCCAAGCTCGCGGGCATCAGCATCGTGCGTGAGTACGAGCCCGGCCTGCCCGAACTGACGGGCTACCCCAGCGAGTTGAATCAGGTGTGGACCAACCTGGTCGACAACGCGGCCGAGGCCATGGAGGGCGCCGGCGTCCTGACCCTGCGCGCCCGGGCCGAAGGCGTCTGCATGGTCGTCGAGATCGCCGACACCGGCCGCGGCATCCCGGCCGAATCCCTGCCGCGGATCTTCGAACCCTTCTACACCACCAAGGACGTGGGCAAGGGCACGGGACTGGGGCTGCACCTCAGCTACCGCATCGTGACCCAGCGCCACCACGGGTCGATCACCGCCCGCTCGCGTCCCGGTGAGACCCGGATGGTCGTGCGGCTGCCCTTCGCCGGCAGCGCCCAGTCCTGCGCCTCACCTGCGACAACACCCGAAACGGAACCCATCGTGGGCACCTCTCCCCGTTGAAACGGAGTCGACATGGCCAAGTACGACATCTCCAAGCTGCACCCGGTGTTCGTCCGTCAGATGGAGGCGCTGGCCGCCCTGGACATCGAGGCGGTGATGAAGAACTACACCGACGACGCCGTGCTGCTGCGCTTCGAAGGAGCCTCGGTGGGGATCGAAGCCGTTCGCGAGACGTTCACCGGCTATCTCACGGTGAAGCCCTCGCTCGTGGAACTCCAGGAGTACATCGAGACCGAAGACACCATCTTCTACCGGGCGATCATGAACCTGAACGGTGAACCGGAGCACGCGTTCGGGACACTTGTCGTCCGCGATGGCCGAATCTGGCGCCAGACAGCCGGATTCGGCAGCTGAAGGCCGGAATCTGGGTAGCGTGTGCGGGGAGGGCGCCGCAGCGCCCTCCCCGTATGTGTGGCATGACGCGCGCGGGCTGCATATATGCAAGAAGCGGCAAAGGGGAGGCAATGGAAAGCGAAACCGGGCGGATCGAGGCATTCAGTGACGGCGTATTCGCCGTCATCATCACAATCCTTGTTCTGGAATTGAAGGTTCCGGAAGAAACCGGCTCGGAGTTCTGGCATGGAGTCCGGGAACAGTGGCCCCATTACGCCGCCTACGTCGTGAGTTTCCTCATCATCGGCGTGATGTGGGTGAATCACCACACCATCTTCAGTCACCTCAGGAGGGTGGACCGCCCCCTGTTGTTCCTGAATCTCCTGGTGCTGATGGTGGTATCGGTGGTCCCGTACACCACCAATGTCCTCGCCGAGCACCTCATGGAGGAAGGCGGCTCCGCCAACGCCGCCGCCGTCCTCTACAGCGGCGTCACCGTGGCCTACGCCCTGGCGTTCCTGGCCTTCTGGTGGTACGTCACCCGGGTCGGCCACCTCTTCCACGAGCAGGTGGACAAGGAGGGCGCACGCGCCACTCGGGTGCGCTTCGGCCTCGGGGCCATCGCGTACCCCCTCACCGTCCTGCTGGCCTTCTACTCCGCACCACTCACACTTGTCGCCCACTTCCTGATCGCGATCTACTATGCGGCGAACCAGATCCCCATCCCCCTCGTGGTAGAGGAAGAGCGGCTCGATTCTGCCAGCGACCTCAGGAAGTAGCCGCCGGGGCCTACGGCCGTTCTGTACGGTCAAGTAGGGTATTGGATCTAGCTGGTCGCGGGGGAGGCCCAGATGGCTCGCGTAGTCCTGCCGGAGGATTCCACGACGGAAATCTCCGAATTGATCGACGTCCTGATCTCTCTTCTCTTCGAATCATTACCCCGGCGGGACCAGCGAAACTGGGCCCGCGTTTATCTGAACGGTCTGGTGCGGACCACCGGGAAGAAAACAATTCGTAACATCGCCGGAACAGGGGCCAGTTCCGTCGAGCAGAGCCTCCAGCAGTTCATCAGCAAGTCCCCCTGGGACTGGACCCCGGTCCGCCGCTCCCTCGCCCAGCACCTCGAACGCACCGCACAGCGCCCCCTGGCCTGGGTGCTCCAGCCCATGGTCATAGAGAAGGCGGGGGACCGTTCCGTCGGCGTCGGCCGGCAGTTCGTCCCCCAGCTCGGCCGCACCGCCAACTGTCAGCAGGCGAGCGGGATCTGGCTCGCCTCCAGCGAGGCCAGCTTCCCGGTCGAATGGACCCTCACCCTCCCCGGGCCCTGGACCAGCGAACTCCTGCGCCGCCGCCGGGCCGGCATCCCCGACACGGCCCGCTCCCTCACGCCCGCCCAGGACGCCGTGAACGCCGTCCAGCGGATGGCCGCCGGCTGGCAACTCCAGCGCCGGCCCGTGGTGATGGAGGTCGCCAACGGCGACCTCCCCCAGAGCATCGAGTCCTTCACCCTCCAGGACATCCCCTTCGTCTTCAAGGTCGACGGCTCACTGCCCGTCTCCTTCGGCGGCGCCGGCCGGTACAAGCCCGGGCCGCACACCGCCCCCGCCCGCGAGCTCATCGACTCCCTGCGCTCCCAGCGCCGCGTCGTCGAATGGACCCGGCACGGCCGCGCCGAGGGCGCGGTGACCCTGCTGACCTCGGCCTCGATCTTCGCCACCCCCTGCGAGGACCGCCCCGTGCCCGCGCCGCCCACCCCGCTGCTGCTGGTCGGAGCCTGGACCGAAACCGCGCTGCTGCCCTCCGAGTTCTGGATCACCAACATCGGAGACCGGCCGCTCGCCCAGCTCTTCCTGCTCGCCAAGCTCACCGACCGCGTCTCCCTCGACTTCGCCGAGACCTGCGAACCCGTGGGCATCCGGGACTTCGAAGGCCGCTCCTTCCGGGGCTGGCACCACCACGCCACCCTCGCCAGCGTGGCCCACGCCGCGAAACTGCTCGGCGCGCGCCCGCCGATACCCGACGGATACCCCGGACCCACCCGGTCGGCCGCCGCGACCGCCGCACCGCCCAGAGCGGCCACAGCCCGGCCGGCGACCCCGGCCGTCCTGCCGCCGCGACCGCACCTGCCCGGACAGACCCCGCGCCGCGAGTACATCCGCTGATGCTCGACATAGCCGACGAGCTACGCGCGTGGTGCGCCGCGCAGCGGGAGTTCGCACTCGCCACCGTCGTCGCCGTCAGTGGGAGCGCTCCCCGCGGCCCCGGCGCCTCCCTCGCCGTCGACGACAAGGGCACCGCGCTCGGCTCCATCTCCGGAGGCTGCGTGGAATCCGCCGTGCACGAGCTGTGCCTGGACGCCATCGCCTCCGGCGAAGGCGGCCTGCACCGGTTCGGCTACAGCGACGACGACGCCTTCGCCGTGGGCCTGACCTGCGGCGGAGTCCTCGACGTGCTGGTCACCCCGGTGCGCGGGCTCGACCCGGTCCGGCCCGTGCTCGGCTCGGTGCTCGACGCCGCCGCCGGGGGCACCCGGGCCGCACTCGCCCGGGTGGTCTCCGGACCGCCGTCCCAGCTGGGCCGGGCCCTCGCCGTGCACGCCGACGGCACCTACGAGGGCGGGCTCGCCGGCGGCCCCGACCTGGACCGGGCCGCGGCCCGGCAGGTACGGGCGCTGCTGCTGGCCGGACGCACCGGCACCGCCGAGCTCGGCACGGCCGGCGGGCTCTGCGGGGAGCCCCTGACCCTCCTCGTCGAATCGGCCGCCGAGCCGCCCCGGCTGCTCGTCTACGGGGCCATCGACTTCGCCGCGGCCCTCGCCCGGATCGGCGCCTTCCTCGGCCACCGGGTCACCGTGTGCGACGCCCGGCCCGTCTTCACGACCCGGGCCCGCTTCCCCGACGCCGACGAGGTCGTCGTCGACTGGCCGCACCGGCACCTGGCCGCCGAATGGGACGCGGGCCGCCTGGACTCCCGTACCGCGGTCTGCGTCCTCACCCACGACGCCAAATTCGACATACCGCTGCTGGAACTGGCCCTGCGGTTGCCCCTGGGCTACGTGGGGGCCATGGGATCGCGGCGCACCCACACCGAACGCGAGAGACGGTTGCGGGCCCAGGGCGTCACGGACTCCGCCCTGGCCCGCCTGCGCTCACCCATCGGACTCGACCTCGGCGGCGCCACCCCCGAGGAGACCGCGCTGGCCATAGCCGCCGAGTTCACGGCCGTCCGGCACGGCGGATCGGTGCTCCCGCTGGCCCGGCGGCACGGCCCGGTCCACCGCCGGACCCGGCCCGCCGGGACCAAGGTCCCGTAGGAAACGACCATCCGGCCCGGTCCGTCCTGGACGATCAGCCCGGGCGGCGTGAACGCCAGGTCGTGGGAGAATGAAGTACGTGCGTTTCCCCGGCTGTCCTGCCGGGGCGTAGACGGATCCTTCGATCGACTGGGATGTTCAGCACGTGCGTTTCCTCAATGACCTGAAGCCGCCGTACGACCTGACGTACGACGATGTGTTCATGGTGCCGAGCCGCTCCGCGGTCGGTTCCCGTCAGGGTGTCGACCTGTCCTCCCCCGACGGAACCGGCACCACCATTCCCCTCGTCGTGGCGAACATGACCGCCATCGCGGGCCGCCGGATGGCCGAAACGGTCGCCCGCCGCGGCGGAATCGTCGTCATCCCGCAGGACATCCCGATCGAGATCGTCACCGACGTCATCTCCTGGGTGAAGACCCGCCACCTCGTGCTCGACACCCCGATCACGCTGGCGCCCACCCAGACGGTCGCCGACGCGCTGTCCCTGCTGCCCAAGCGCGCCCACGGCGCCGGAGTCGTCGTCGACGCCGAGGGCCGCCCGGTCGGCGTCGTCACCGACCACGACCTGACCGGCGTCGACCGCTTCACCCAGCTCTCCGAGGTCATGTCGAAGGAGCTGCTGCTCATCGAC
Proteins encoded in this window:
- a CDS encoding nuclear transport factor 2 family protein, whose product is MAKYDISKLHPVFVRQMEALAALDIEAVMKNYTDDAVLLRFEGASVGIEAVRETFTGYLTVKPSLVELQEYIETEDTIFYRAIMNLNGEPEHAFGTLVVRDGRIWRQTAGFGS
- a CDS encoding IS701 family transposase, with translation MARVVLPEDSTTEISELIDVLISLLFESLPRRDQRNWARVYLNGLVRTTGKKTIRNIAGTGASSVEQSLQQFISKSPWDWTPVRRSLAQHLERTAQRPLAWVLQPMVIEKAGDRSVGVGRQFVPQLGRTANCQQASGIWLASSEASFPVEWTLTLPGPWTSELLRRRRAGIPDTARSLTPAQDAVNAVQRMAAGWQLQRRPVVMEVANGDLPQSIESFTLQDIPFVFKVDGSLPVSFGGAGRYKPGPHTAPARELIDSLRSQRRVVEWTRHGRAEGAVTLLTSASIFATPCEDRPVPAPPTPLLLVGAWTETALLPSEFWITNIGDRPLAQLFLLAKLTDRVSLDFAETCEPVGIRDFEGRSFRGWHHHATLASVAHAAKLLGARPPIPDGYPGPTRSAAATAAPPRAATARPATPAVLPPRPHLPGQTPRREYIR
- a CDS encoding ATP-binding protein; its protein translation is MNAADMKGPELRSALRELEIFAGITEEQLDWLVSVSEPRILADGDVLFRDGEEATSFHVLLSGGLVVTKVVDGREEVLTRHSTEEESAAAEEHDGKPSAAHRFTGELPLLTEGSYVATAAASGPSTTVVAYPKPVFFEMLTRCHGVAAVLIPVLAWRIKSSEVQARKRATVEALGTLAAGLAHELNNPAAAVARAAQELAPALDRLTRTAQAWGAAASGAERALLDRLADELDKLPPPVTTDPFAQADAEEEIADWAEEAGTERPGLLGSGVADLGLELGWLLERLEGVGEPALAPALDHLAALLEIRSLAAELRAAGPRISQLVAATRDYANLDRAPEQRFAVPDGLENTLVVLRSKLAGISIVREYEPGLPELTGYPSELNQVWTNLVDNAAEAMEGAGVLTLRARAEGVCMVVEIADTGRGIPAESLPRIFEPFYTTKDVGKGTGLGLHLSYRIVTQRHHGSITARSRPGETRMVVRLPFAGSAQSCASPATTPETEPIVGTSPR
- a CDS encoding MFS transporter; this encodes MADTSETTTGVTVHPAAHAASAPRGSGFWVVGAVLVLLMLSSSVPSALYVLYQQRWGLSSGTITVVFALYAVTVLAGLLLFGSLSDTLGRRPVLGGALVLAMVSMVLFAGAQGLGLLLAARAVQGLAVGLATGAMGAALLELSPASRPALGAQVNSAGPTVGIGLGGIGAGLLVQFAPAPTVLSYLLLVGAFAVTLVGVVRMRESAPGAGGRFRVVPHRIRVPADARGRFSVLVLTIVAVWSVGGFYLSLGPHLALSLLESTNYLVGGATVALLAGAATAAQLMLGRTEALRTAVLGLFGLLAGLGLVLVALGIRSAAVFLVATAVLGSGWGAAFLGSFRALSTLAQPAHRGELTAAVYVFAYLAMSVPAVLAGMLTNIHGLHRTSVGFMAAVAGVCALALLATLRLAARTRAEGSAA
- a CDS encoding (2Fe-2S)-binding protein, with translation MNGRPEQFSAQPNELLVERLRDGLGLTGTKVGCDTGQCGTCVVRLDGRSVKSCLVLTVSAAGGEVATIEGETTRGGELSGLQEALRQEHGTQCGFCTPGMVMALGELVDSTAGGEAPTEPEIREWLTGNLCRCTGYHSVVRGVQRACAAARAEAPTGVAEPAAVAASTAAGQEV
- a CDS encoding xanthine dehydrogenase family protein molybdopterin-binding subunit, which codes for MTAVTGEAPATGNGVLGQPLDSREDPQLLRGEATYVADIDLPGTAHMAILGSPVAHAKILSIETKAAEQLPGVLKVATAADFTDVMPLPCIWIPGGVESHFPPHPYGLPGARPVLTGDTVRHVGDPIAVVVAETPRQATAALAAIAVEYEPLPVVTRADEALAEGAPQLHEAVPGNLNAYWTCGDKDRTDAAIAEAEVTVELDLVNQRTINSPIEPRGAVGDYNAATGEYTLYASTQGPHNHRFLLSALVLGIPFNKLRVIAPTVGGSFGTKGYLYPDMALVLLLSKALGRPVKWVDTRTGLMNSTVQGRDHRQHVTLAGTRDGRITAVRCTSYANLGAYPSTIGPGVATALMGRSISGMYDIDAAFCEVYAAFTNTVSLGAQRGSGRAEAAFLMERLVDRYASEIGMDPAAVRRKNLVPKEKFPYDNGLGWTYDSGNYQLNFDKAIELSGYADMPARKAEARTRGKRLGVGLATYVAICGVGPSTRMSQEGMLGGTWESANIRVHPTGEVTVIVGSASTGQSHGTVFAQVAADELGIDPDTVQVLEGDTQKAPYGQGTYGSRSYSMAAPAVALTARKIKSKLIRAGAVFLGVPEDKVVYEGGRVYEEGNEQNTKTFAELAMSMWYGWGLPAEIEPALDETTHFDPPDFNYPFGTHVAVVEIDELTGETEVVSYTAVDDAGHIGNPKIVLGQIEGSITHGLGQALMEAAVYDEQGLLVSSDLTTYALPRAADVPFFTLDKTVTPSPHNPLGAKGAGEIATVPPAAAVVNAVVDALSDLGVQHIDMPLTPEKVWRRLRGEAQ
- a CDS encoding FAD binding domain-containing protein, which codes for MILTEFDYVRPADLDEALTLLSGTRGARILAGGQSLLPDLRAGADRAALLVDIRRLEELRGISRTPDGTRLRIGALTTLAELAADPLVLAEAPELAAAARANGDPQVRNLGTVGGNLAATGRATDLPVAAMAADAAVELAGPGGRSTLTAEEFAAGSAPAGTVLTALLVPAAGPAAAFEKTADRATRYPVCATAVRITPGGPRIAVTGATSRPLRLRGVEDRLRGGPYGTEAVLAAFRAEPRELFVPGRGTSAEYLGHLVGVLTARALQRAEQAFDR
- a CDS encoding TMEM175 family protein; amino-acid sequence: MESETGRIEAFSDGVFAVIITILVLELKVPEETGSEFWHGVREQWPHYAAYVVSFLIIGVMWVNHHTIFSHLRRVDRPLLFLNLLVLMVVSVVPYTTNVLAEHLMEEGGSANAAAVLYSGVTVAYALAFLAFWWYVTRVGHLFHEQVDKEGARATRVRFGLGAIAYPLTVLLAFYSAPLTLVAHFLIAIYYAANQIPIPLVVEEERLDSASDLRK
- a CDS encoding NADPH-dependent F420 reductase, producing MRTGIIGTGRIGSILARILVAAGHQVVLANARGPQTLGPLVAELGRAASAAHPAEAADRAELLVLMVPFERVRGLLPPYAVQDKVLVDATNAFGGPGTPADLGGRGSSDLVAEWYPDAQVVKSLNTMHFETLAVAGTAPGERLAHFTAGDDAKAKEIVAGIITDLGFAPVDTGPLHSGGILQQPGGPLFNRPLTEAQALAWISR
- a CDS encoding XdhC family protein, whose product is MLDIADELRAWCAAQREFALATVVAVSGSAPRGPGASLAVDDKGTALGSISGGCVESAVHELCLDAIASGEGGLHRFGYSDDDAFAVGLTCGGVLDVLVTPVRGLDPVRPVLGSVLDAAAGGTRAALARVVSGPPSQLGRALAVHADGTYEGGLAGGPDLDRAAARQVRALLLAGRTGTAELGTAGGLCGEPLTLLVESAAEPPRLLVYGAIDFAAALARIGAFLGHRVTVCDARPVFTTRARFPDADEVVVDWPHRHLAAEWDAGRLDSRTAVCVLTHDAKFDIPLLELALRLPLGYVGAMGSRRTHTERERRLRAQGVTDSALARLRSPIGLDLGGATPEETALAIAAEFTAVRHGGSVLPLARRHGPVHRRTRPAGTKVP